The genomic segment GATCAGGATGTAATAGCCATTTTCTCGGGCGACATGTTCTATCCCGCTGATGATGGAAGAGTAGAAATGAGTGACCAGATCCGGCACTATCACCCCCAGTATTTTGGTATTGGAGCGCAGCAATCCCATCGCGAATGGATTGGGCGAGTAATTCCATGCCTCCGCCAACGCCTTAACCCGCTGCACCACGGCTTCGCTGATCTCGGGATGCCCGTTGAGCGCCCGCGATACCGTAGAGATGGAGAGGCCCAGCTCTTTAGCGATGTCTTTCAGCGAAATACGTTTGTGGGTCATGGAGTTGATTTGATAGGAACAAAGATAAGGAAAGATGGAGAAACGACAAATAAGGGTCAATTCTATACAAAGAAAGACTAACGATAACTTTGCGCTGAATTTCATATAGACCACGGACAATCGGGTGATGCGGTTTGTAACCGCATTATTATTTTCGTTATGACGAGTGAATCAGCGGTTAATCCCGAATAGCTATCGATTAAGCATCCACTCCCGCCTACTTTCCTGCGGATCCGTCTGCAAGGTACGAAGAATCTCCTTACTCGTAAACTTCTTGAAATCCCGCATAATATCCGATACCATTTTAACACCTTCCGAGCCTACAATCATGTGCAAATGATTTGACATCAGTACCCACGCATAAATAATTAATCCCTTTTCAGTCTGGCAATACCGCAATGAATCCATGATAATATGCTTATACCTCGGTCGGGTAAATATATCTACCCAGTCCACTACCGTGTCGGTAGTAAACCAGACTTCTCAGGTGATACGGTTGGCTATATTCATTGGTATTTCTTTT from the Parabacteroides sp. FAFU027 genome contains:
- a CDS encoding LacI family DNA-binding transcriptional regulator; its protein translation is MKFSAKLSLVFLCIELTLICRFSIFPYLCSYQINSMTHKRISLKDIAKELGLSISTVSRALNGHPEISEAVVQRVKALAEAWNYSPNPFAMGLLRSNTKILGVIVPDLVTHFYSSIISGIEHVARENGYYILITTSHENVEKEREVVENLLKTRVEGIIACLSQETITFDHFLKPADYDTPVVFFDRVCLPEKFSTVTANNRQSAYTPPVRRSVR
- a CDS encoding transposase translates to MDWVDIFTRPRYKHIIMDSLRYCQTEKGLIIYAWVLMSNHLHMIVGSEGVKMVSDIMRDFKKFTSKEILRTLQTDPQESRREWMLNR